One region of Duncaniella freteri genomic DNA includes:
- a CDS encoding alkaline phosphatase family protein — protein MSKKRKDSSINARIVCALVASMVSIGVVAAPSHAKAPAPRPTLVVGIFVEGLTAEYVDLLRSNFGEDGFNRLLEQGVTVRNVDYGPGIDATAATAMLVSGAAPAVNGVPSASAWDMTTKREYPVLLDPSLAGSYTEQQLTPSPLLVSTLSDEVRISDGGLGQVHAIATDPQLAILMAGHAGNSCYWISDVTGKWTSSRHFRETPLPISRRNVGLTLNSRLDTMAWEPAVQLDRYPDLPEYKKLYPFRHTFPSRDTNRLKMFKASAMGNREVAQTAAEYISSLKLGSRGVTDMISVGADVTPYLYGREADNRIETMDAYIRLDRDIASIVKAVENGPGMANTLLFVAGTPAPSGGKRDEERWNIPTGQFSPRKAVSLLNMYLMALHGNGEWVSGYHNGFFYLNRALIKERDMSDTDIRRESAEFLARMSGVSDVYTIDDILARRAGDNPSALQRNISPNHAGDLLVMVNPGWEVTDGEEYSVQGETQTQLPVVRWQASTSPVYILSPQIDATEIVERIDARAIAPTVARILRIRSPNAASLPAVNL, from the coding sequence ATGTCGAAAAAACGTAAGGACAGCTCGATAAATGCACGTATAGTCTGCGCTCTTGTAGCCTCGATGGTCTCCATCGGAGTTGTCGCTGCGCCCTCACATGCCAAGGCTCCCGCTCCGCGTCCCACCCTCGTGGTGGGGATTTTTGTGGAGGGTCTTACTGCCGAGTATGTCGACCTGTTGCGTTCCAATTTTGGCGAAGATGGGTTCAACAGGCTTTTGGAGCAGGGCGTAACTGTGCGCAATGTGGACTATGGTCCGGGAATAGATGCCACGGCAGCCACAGCGATGCTTGTGAGTGGAGCGGCTCCGGCAGTCAACGGTGTGCCGTCAGCTTCCGCGTGGGACATGACTACCAAGAGGGAGTATCCTGTGCTCCTTGATCCGTCGCTTGCCGGAAGTTACACCGAACAGCAGCTCACCCCTTCGCCTCTGCTTGTTTCGACCCTCAGTGACGAGGTGCGCATAAGTGACGGCGGTCTCGGTCAGGTCCATGCCATAGCTACTGATCCGCAGCTTGCCATACTTATGGCGGGGCATGCCGGCAACAGTTGTTACTGGATAAGCGATGTGACCGGAAAGTGGACCTCATCACGTCATTTCCGCGAGACTCCTCTGCCAATCTCCCGCCGTAATGTGGGATTGACTCTCAACTCGCGTCTCGACACCATGGCATGGGAGCCTGCTGTTCAGCTTGACAGATATCCCGATCTTCCCGAATACAAGAAACTTTACCCTTTCCGCCATACATTCCCGTCGCGTGACACTAATCGCCTCAAGATGTTCAAGGCTTCCGCAATGGGCAATCGTGAGGTTGCTCAGACTGCTGCCGAGTACATATCGAGCCTTAAGTTGGGGTCAAGGGGTGTCACTGATATGATAAGCGTGGGTGCTGATGTCACTCCTTATCTTTATGGGCGTGAGGCTGACAACCGCATAGAGACAATGGATGCTTACATACGGCTTGACCGTGATATCGCATCCATCGTGAAGGCGGTGGAGAATGGGCCGGGAATGGCAAACACTCTGCTCTTCGTGGCTGGTACGCCTGCACCGTCAGGTGGGAAGCGTGACGAAGAGCGGTGGAACATTCCTACCGGGCAGTTCTCCCCGCGCAAGGCGGTGTCGCTGCTCAACATGTACCTTATGGCTCTGCATGGTAACGGTGAATGGGTGAGCGGTTATCATAACGGGTTCTTCTATCTCAATCGTGCGCTTATCAAGGAGCGCGACATGAGCGATACTGACATAAGGCGCGAAAGTGCGGAATTCCTCGCCCGGATGAGTGGGGTGAGCGATGTCTATACTATTGACGATATACTTGCACGCCGAGCTGGCGATAATCCATCGGCGTTGCAGCGAAACATATCCCCTAATCATGCCGGCGATCTTCTGGTGATGGTGAATCCCGGATGGGAGGTGACCGACGGTGAGGAGTATTCTGTCCAAGGAGAGACTCAGACACAGCTCCCTGTCGTGCGTTGGCAGGCATCCACATCTCCTGTTTACATACTGTCGCCTCAGATTGATGCGACTGAGATTGTGGAGCGCATCGATGCTCG